One genomic segment of Streptomyces sp. RKND-216 includes these proteins:
- a CDS encoding YtxH domain-containing protein, whose product MRYRVSFVLGLGVGFVLGARAGRERYEQLRRQAQRLGENPAVRNAAESAATNGRQFASRAYDTVNERTGHRMPDAVSDKVHSLTDRRAAQDDDWGSGNA is encoded by the coding sequence ATGCGGTACCGAGTCAGCTTCGTCCTCGGCCTGGGTGTCGGGTTCGTCCTCGGCGCGCGGGCCGGCCGGGAGCGCTACGAGCAGCTGCGCCGGCAGGCCCAGCGGCTGGGCGAGAACCCCGCGGTGCGCAACGCCGCCGAGTCCGCGGCGACGAACGGCCGCCAGTTCGCGAGCCGGGCGTACGACACGGTGAACGAGCGGACCGGGCACCGCATGCCCGACGCGGTGAGCGACAAGGTCCACTCGCTGACCGACCGGCGCGCCGCGCAGGACGACGACTGGGGCTCCGGCAACGCCTGA
- a CDS encoding DUF6256 family protein encodes MPPPWLNFAVMATGYLLVMGCLAVGLRLARREGRDLPARRRPATPTGWPGLVRRVAGTAVGGYLVLMAVVVGYYEGVAGLGGDFLAAVFTENLLLIGMVVPVFLVVSWVVARWRGRP; translated from the coding sequence ATGCCGCCCCCGTGGCTCAACTTCGCCGTGATGGCGACGGGTTACCTGCTGGTGATGGGGTGCCTGGCCGTCGGGCTGCGCCTCGCCCGGAGGGAGGGCCGGGACCTCCCGGCGCGCAGGCGTCCGGCCACGCCCACCGGATGGCCGGGACTGGTGCGGCGGGTGGCGGGGACGGCCGTGGGCGGGTACCTCGTGCTGATGGCCGTGGTCGTCGGCTACTACGAGGGGGTGGCGGGTCTCGGCGGTGATTTCCTCGCGGCCGTCTTCACCGAGAACCTGCTGCTGATCGGCATGGTGGTGCCGGTGTTCCTGGTGGTGTCCTGGGTGGTGGCACGGTGGCGCGGGCGCCCTTGA
- a CDS encoding Ku protein has translation MRSIWKGAISFGLVSIPIKVVSATESHGVSFRQIHTTDGGRIRYRKVCELDGEEVPSEEIGKAYETVDGSHVEITDDDLAALPLPTAKTVEILGFLPAEDIDPIRLDRSYFLTGDGQSAAKPYVLLREALARSGRVAVAKLALRNRESLGMLRVYQDTLTLHTMLWPDEVRSADGMAPGENVSVRDQELDLADALMETLGELDLDELHDEYREALEAMVDAKEAGEPLPVGAPAPREGKVVDLMSVLENSVQAARQSRGEDDGEAEVHQLPRKKTASQKAAKKAPAKKSAASRKSTAAEKSAAKKTAKKTTAKTTAKTTAKKTAKKTTATKRSPRKSA, from the coding sequence ATGCGTTCCATCTGGAAGGGGGCCATCTCCTTCGGCTTGGTCTCCATCCCGATCAAGGTGGTCTCCGCCACCGAGAGCCACGGCGTCTCCTTCCGTCAGATCCACACCACCGACGGCGGCCGCATCCGCTACCGCAAGGTGTGCGAGCTGGACGGCGAGGAGGTGCCGAGCGAGGAGATCGGCAAGGCGTACGAGACCGTCGACGGCAGCCACGTCGAGATCACCGACGACGACCTCGCCGCCCTGCCGCTGCCCACGGCCAAGACCGTGGAGATCCTCGGATTCCTCCCGGCCGAGGACATCGACCCCATCCGGCTGGACCGCTCGTACTTCCTCACCGGCGACGGGCAGAGCGCCGCCAAGCCGTACGTACTGCTGCGCGAGGCGCTTGCCCGCTCCGGCCGGGTCGCCGTCGCGAAGCTGGCGCTGCGCAACCGGGAGAGTCTCGGCATGCTCCGCGTCTACCAGGACACCCTCACCCTGCACACCATGCTCTGGCCGGACGAGGTCCGCTCCGCCGACGGGATGGCGCCCGGCGAGAACGTCAGCGTCCGCGACCAGGAGCTGGACCTGGCCGACGCGCTGATGGAGACCCTCGGCGAGCTGGACCTGGACGAGCTGCACGACGAGTACCGCGAGGCGCTCGAGGCGATGGTCGACGCGAAGGAGGCGGGCGAGCCGCTGCCCGTCGGCGCACCGGCACCCCGCGAGGGCAAGGTCGTCGACCTGATGTCCGTGCTGGAGAACTCGGTGCAGGCCGCCCGGCAGTCGCGTGGCGAGGACGACGGCGAAGCCGAGGTGCACCAGCTCCCGCGGAAGAAGACGGCGTCCCAGAAGGCCGCGAAGAAGGCCCCCGCCAAGAAGAGCGCGGCGAGCAGGAAGAGCACGGCGGCCGAGAAGTCCGCGGCGAAGAAGACCGCCAAGAAGACGACCGCGAAGACGACGGCGAAGACGACGGCGAAGAAGACCGCCAAGAAGACCACCGCGACGAAGCGCAGCCCCCGCAAGTCCGCGTGA
- a CDS encoding DUF6186 family protein, whose product MLSGTNGGVRRSTAQGRVNRGGVRNGRTAHGRDGRRRQVEHPVVGYVVWAVLFGALFAWEGLALMRIGDGFPTLSETLGAVMRHPAGRWALFALWLWFGWHTFVRGWHFLLRDPS is encoded by the coding sequence ATGCTCTCCGGCACGAACGGCGGGGTGCGGCGGTCCACCGCGCAGGGCCGCGTGAACCGGGGCGGCGTGCGCAACGGCCGTACGGCGCACGGGCGAGACGGGAGGCGACGACAGGTGGAGCATCCGGTCGTGGGGTATGTGGTGTGGGCTGTGCTGTTCGGGGCGCTGTTCGCGTGGGAGGGGCTCGCGCTGATGCGGATCGGCGACGGCTTCCCCACCCTCAGCGAGACCCTGGGCGCGGTGATGCGCCATCCCGCCGGACGGTGGGCGCTGTTCGCGCTGTGGCTCTGGTTCGGCTGGCACACGTTCGTGCGCGGCTGGCACTTCCTGCTGCGGGACCCGTCGTAG
- a CDS encoding ATP-binding cassette domain-containing protein, which yields MTPTSPHPPLVTLESAGFRYEDGPPVLHGLDFAVPAGRSLAVLGRNGSGKTTLLRVLSGGLRPTSGRLLLEGEEVAYDRRGLTRLRAAVQLVVQDPDDQLFAASVGQDVSFGPLNLGVPEPDVRRRVAEALEALDITELHDRPTHLLSYGQRKRAAIAGAVAMRPRLLILDEPTAGLDPHGQERLLAVLGGLQRSGTTVVMATHDVDLALRWAQDAAVLTPDGLRNGSAATLLADPDLPASAGLRLPWATAVAAALRAHGLLADGTAGPRTPEETAAWSASACPGPPARGA from the coding sequence GTGACACCGACGTCGCCGCACCCACCGCTCGTCACCCTGGAGAGCGCCGGTTTCCGCTACGAGGACGGTCCGCCGGTGCTGCACGGTCTCGACTTCGCCGTGCCGGCCGGCCGCTCGCTGGCCGTCCTGGGCCGCAACGGGAGCGGCAAGACCACGCTGCTCCGCGTCCTCTCCGGCGGTCTGCGGCCCACCTCCGGGCGGCTGCTGCTGGAGGGCGAAGAGGTCGCGTACGACCGCCGCGGCCTCACCCGGCTGCGTGCGGCGGTCCAGCTGGTCGTACAGGACCCGGACGATCAGCTGTTCGCCGCCTCGGTCGGGCAGGACGTGTCGTTCGGCCCGCTGAACCTGGGCGTGCCTGAGCCGGACGTGCGCCGCCGGGTGGCCGAGGCACTGGAGGCTCTGGACATCACGGAGCTGCACGACCGGCCGACGCACCTGCTCTCCTACGGGCAGCGGAAGCGGGCGGCGATCGCCGGCGCGGTGGCGATGCGGCCGCGACTGCTGATCCTCGACGAGCCCACGGCGGGCCTCGACCCGCACGGGCAGGAGCGGCTGCTCGCCGTCCTCGGCGGGCTCCAGCGGTCCGGAACGACCGTGGTGATGGCGACGCACGACGTCGACCTGGCGCTGCGCTGGGCCCAGGACGCGGCGGTGCTCACCCCGGACGGACTGCGCAACGGGTCGGCGGCCACGCTCCTCGCCGACCCGGACCTGCCGGCGTCGGCCGGGCTGCGCCTGCCCTGGGCCACCGCCGTGGCAGCCGCGCTGCGCGCCCACGGCCTGCTCGCCGACGGCACGGCCGGCCCCCGCACCCCGGAGGAGACCGCAGCGTGGTCGGCCTCCGCCTGCCCCGGCCCCCCTGCCCGGGGGGCCTGA
- a CDS encoding energy-coupling factor ABC transporter permease, translating into MHIAEGYLPPWHAVAWSAAAAPFVVHGVRKLTREVREHPESTLLLGASGAFTFVLSALKIPSVTGSCSHPTGTGLGAILFRPPIMAVLGTLTLLFQALLLAHGGLTTLGANAFSMAIVGPWAGYGVYRLLRRSGGPLMAAVFCGAFVADLSTYCVTSVQLALSFPDPASGFVGALAKFGGIFALTQIPLAVSEGLLTVLVMRLLTRSSTGELRRLGVLTELAERVAAARTESEQEETAR; encoded by the coding sequence ATGCACATAGCCGAGGGGTATCTGCCCCCGTGGCACGCGGTCGCCTGGAGCGCCGCCGCCGCTCCGTTCGTCGTCCACGGCGTCCGCAAACTGACCCGCGAGGTCCGAGAACACCCGGAGTCCACCCTGCTGCTCGGCGCCTCCGGCGCCTTCACCTTCGTCCTGTCCGCCCTCAAAATCCCTTCCGTGACGGGAAGTTGCTCGCACCCCACGGGCACCGGCCTGGGGGCCATTCTGTTCCGGCCGCCGATCATGGCGGTGCTGGGCACCCTCACCCTCCTCTTCCAGGCGTTGCTGCTGGCGCACGGCGGCCTGACCACGCTGGGCGCCAACGCGTTCTCGATGGCGATCGTGGGGCCCTGGGCCGGGTACGGCGTCTACCGGCTGCTGCGGCGGAGCGGTGGGCCGCTGATGGCCGCGGTGTTCTGCGGCGCCTTCGTCGCCGACCTGAGCACGTACTGCGTCACCAGTGTCCAGCTCGCACTGTCCTTCCCGGACCCGGCGTCGGGGTTCGTCGGCGCGCTGGCGAAGTTCGGCGGGATCTTCGCGCTCACCCAGATCCCGCTGGCGGTGAGCGAGGGCCTGCTGACCGTGCTGGTGATGCGTCTGCTGACGCGGTCCAGCACGGGTGAGCTGCGGCGCCTCGGGGTGCTGACGGAGCTCGCCGAGCGGGTCGCCGCCGCCCGTACCGAGTCCGAGCAGGAGGAGACGGCCCGATGA
- the cbiQ gene encoding cobalt ECF transporter T component CbiQ — MLPIDAAAHSSRWRHRHPLEKALLGLGLTVLAISLPPWPGAPLVAAATLAVLLGPAGVAGRALWRAFRVPLGFCVTGAVPLLFQLGGAGGGPVPWLSLAPDGAVRAGELLARTSAASLGLLLFAFTTPVSDVVPRLVRAGVPPAVVDVALVMYRMSFLLLDSVRRVRQAQAARLGHTTRAAAWRSLAGLASTAFVRAFERAQRLHTGLAGRGYDGTLRVLVPPARLSPRFLTATALLLAGLAVLTLTLRRFPW; from the coding sequence GTGCTGCCCATCGACGCGGCGGCGCACAGCAGCCGCTGGCGCCACCGCCATCCCCTGGAGAAGGCGCTGCTCGGCCTCGGACTCACGGTGCTGGCGATCAGCCTGCCGCCCTGGCCGGGCGCGCCCCTGGTCGCGGCGGCGACCCTGGCCGTGCTGCTGGGCCCGGCCGGCGTCGCCGGGCGCGCGCTGTGGCGGGCCTTCCGGGTGCCGCTGGGCTTCTGCGTGACCGGCGCCGTTCCGCTGCTGTTCCAGCTGGGCGGCGCCGGAGGCGGGCCGGTGCCGTGGCTGTCGCTCGCCCCGGACGGGGCCGTCCGTGCGGGTGAGCTGCTGGCCCGTACTTCGGCGGCCTCCCTCGGCCTGCTGCTGTTCGCTTTCACCACGCCCGTCTCGGACGTGGTGCCGCGCCTGGTACGGGCCGGGGTGCCGCCCGCCGTGGTCGACGTGGCGCTGGTCATGTACCGAATGAGTTTCCTGCTGCTCGACTCCGTGCGGCGGGTCCGTCAGGCCCAGGCCGCCCGTCTGGGCCACACCACGCGGGCAGCGGCCTGGCGGTCCCTCGCGGGACTCGCCTCGACCGCGTTCGTCCGCGCCTTCGAACGGGCGCAGCGGCTCCACACCGGGCTGGCCGGGCGGGGCTACGACGGGACCCTGCGGGTGCTCGTGCCGCCGGCCCGGCTCTCGCCCCGCTTCCTGACGGCCACGGCGCTGCTGCTCGCTGGCCTGGCCGTCCTCACCCTCACGCTGAGGAGGTTCCCCTGGTGA
- the ligD gene encoding non-homologous end-joining DNA ligase, translating into MPITEIDGHRLSLSNLDKVLYPAAAFTKGEAIHYYVSVADAVLPHLKGRAVSFLRFPDGVDAAAFFAKNVPPGTPDWVRTAVVMRTGEKRETQVVIEDLATLVWAANLAALELHTHQWRVDAQRRANRIVFDLDPGEGATILDCREVGVWLRDRLAADGFSALAKTSGSKGLHLLAAVEATDSSAVSAYAKRLAQEAERAMPERALHRMARHLRAGKVFVDHSQNSWAKTTAAPYTLRARPQPTVSAPVTWEELAAAGSPDDLVFTAVDVPGRVRRLGDLMAPLLDERRAAALPQG; encoded by the coding sequence ATGCCCATCACGGAGATCGACGGCCACCGCCTCTCCCTCAGCAACCTGGACAAGGTGCTGTATCCGGCGGCCGCGTTCACCAAGGGTGAGGCGATCCACTACTACGTGTCCGTCGCCGACGCCGTCCTCCCCCACCTGAAGGGGCGGGCGGTGTCCTTCCTGCGCTTCCCGGACGGCGTGGACGCGGCCGCGTTCTTCGCCAAGAACGTGCCGCCCGGCACCCCCGACTGGGTGAGGACGGCGGTGGTGATGCGCACGGGCGAGAAGCGGGAGACCCAGGTGGTGATCGAGGACCTGGCGACGCTGGTGTGGGCGGCGAACCTGGCCGCGCTGGAGCTGCACACTCACCAGTGGCGGGTCGACGCCCAGCGGCGGGCGAACCGGATCGTCTTCGACCTGGACCCCGGCGAGGGGGCCACGATCCTGGACTGCAGGGAGGTCGGCGTGTGGCTGCGCGACCGACTCGCGGCGGACGGCTTCTCCGCGCTGGCGAAGACCTCGGGCTCCAAGGGCCTGCACCTGCTCGCCGCGGTGGAGGCGACGGACTCCTCGGCGGTCTCCGCCTACGCCAAGCGGCTCGCACAGGAGGCGGAGCGGGCGATGCCCGAGCGCGCCCTGCACCGGATGGCCCGGCACCTGCGGGCGGGGAAGGTCTTCGTCGACCACTCGCAGAACTCGTGGGCGAAGACCACCGCCGCCCCCTACACCCTGCGGGCCAGACCGCAGCCGACCGTCTCCGCTCCCGTCACCTGGGAGGAGCTGGCGGCCGCGGGCTCCCCCGACGACCTGGTGTTCACCGCGGTGGACGTCCCCGGGCGGGTGCGGCGCCTCGGCGATCTCATGGCGCCGCTGCTCGACGAGCGGCGGGCCGCCGCCCTCCCCCAGGGCTGA
- a CDS encoding energy-coupling factor ABC transporter substrate-binding protein — MKRDTRINLLLVVVVAALAVLPLVLGLGDHKEEPFAGADAQAETAITENAPDYDPWASPLYEPPSGEVESALFALQAALGAGVLAYYFGLRRRRQGEARSAGSPAGAPDPSGPPTEEGADGGRDTPASA; from the coding sequence ATGAAGCGCGACACACGGATCAACCTGCTGCTCGTCGTGGTCGTCGCGGCGCTCGCGGTGCTGCCGCTGGTCCTCGGTCTCGGCGACCACAAGGAGGAGCCGTTCGCGGGCGCCGACGCGCAGGCGGAGACGGCGATCACGGAGAACGCCCCGGACTACGATCCGTGGGCCTCCCCCCTGTACGAACCGCCGTCCGGCGAGGTGGAGTCGGCGCTCTTCGCGCTGCAGGCGGCGCTCGGCGCGGGCGTGCTGGCCTACTACTTCGGGCTGCGCCGCCGCCGCCAGGGCGAGGCGCGGTCCGCTGGGAGCCCGGCGGGTGCTCCGGACCCGTCGGGCCCGCCCACGGAGGAGGGGGCGGACGGCGGCCGCGACACGCCCGCCTCGGCCTGA